One Chloroflexota bacterium genomic window, AGGCGCCCTCGTTACCTCGTCGCCTCGTTGCCTCACCACTCGCATACCGGAGATGAACCATGAAAGTTGGTGTCCTTTGCTCGCGCATTCGCGTCGAGGAGAAGCTGCTTTTCCAGAAGATGGAAGAGCGCGGGATCCCCTTCGAGCGCATCGACGATCGACAGGTGATCTTCGACTTCCACAGCGACGGTTGGACGCAATACGACGTCGTCCTGGAGCGTTGCATCAACCACTCCCGGGCGTTATACTCCCTGCGCATCCTGGACGATCGCGGCATCCCTACCGTCAACACGTTCGAGGTAGCCGACACGTGCGGCAATAAGCTGCTGACCACCTCGGCGTTGGTGCGGGCGGGCGTGCCCACGCCCAAGACCTTCATCGCCTACACGCCGGAGTCGGCGCTGGAGGCCATCGAGCGCATGGGCTATCCCGTGGTGCTCAAGCCGGCCGTGGGCTCGTGGGGTCGCCTGCTCTCCAAGATCAACGATCGCGATGCCGCTGAGGCCGTGCTGGAACACAAACAGATCCTGGGGACCTATCATCACTCCATCTTCTACATCCAGGAGTATATCCACAAGCCCGAACGGGACATCCGGGCGTTCGTGGTGGGCGACGAGACCATCTGCGCCATCTATCGCATCTCGCCTCACTGGATCACCAACACGGCGCGTGGTGGCACCGCAACCAACTGCCCGATCACGCCCGAGCTGAACGATCTCTGCGTCCGGGCTGCCCGGGCCGTCGGCGGGGGCGTCGTCGCCGTCGACGTGCTGGAAGATCCCGAGCGCGGCCTCCTGGTCAACGAGGTGAACTACACCATGGAGTTCCGGAACTCCATCGAGCCCACCGGCGTGGACATCCCGGGCCGCATCATCGATTTCGTCGTGCGCGTGGCAAAGGAGGGATGGGCCGCCGCCAATGGCTGGGAGCAACCCGCGGAGGTGACGGCCTGATGCCTCTGCGTGCGATCACGTTCGACTTTTGGGGAACGCTGTACTGGGTCCCCACGGACGGCACCAGCCGAGAGCGACGCACTGAGCTGCTATATCGCTACCTGACCAAACACGGATACGCCATCTCACGAGAACGGCTGCGCGCGGCGTTGGACGACAGCTTTCGACGCGCTTACGAGGTGTGGATACGGGAGATGCGCACGGCGAATGCGGCCGAGCGGCTGCGATGGATCCTGAGCGACGTGGGAGCCACGCTCCCCTCCCAGGTTCGCGATGCCCTGAGACGAGAGATGGAGGAGACGCTGCTGTCCGAGCCGGTGACGCCAATTCCGGGGGCCATCGAGACGGTGCGCGCACTGGCCGGGCGCTATCGCCTGGGGCTGATCTCCGACACGGGCATGAGTCCCGGCCGTGTCCTCCGCCACTTCATGGCCCGCGATGGGATCCTCGGGCTGTTCCAGTACTGCGCGTTCTCCGACGAAACCGGACGGGCCAAGCCCCATGAACGGCAGTTCCTGGATACGCTGAAGCGGCTGGAGGCGCGGCCGGAGGAGGCCGCTCATATCGGCGACCTGGCAGCCACCGACATCGCGGGCGCCCGCCGTGTGGGCATGAAGGCCGTGCTCTTCACCGGCATCACCGAAGGGCAGGATCCCTCGCAGGCCCATGCCATCATCTCCTCCTACGAGGAACTGCTTCCCATCCTGCACGCGTGGAGCGACTCATGAGCACAGATCGGCTGAGCGTGAGCATCGTAGGGGCCTCCGGATACACCGGCGGCGAACTGTTACGCCTGCTGTTAAGCCATCCCGACGTCGAGATCGGACAGGTCACCTCGGAGCGCCACGCGGGACGTTATGTCCACTTCGTGCATCCCAATCTCCGCGGCCACACCCGGCTGAAGTTCACCAGCGCCAGCGAGCTCCAGCCATGCGATCTACTCTTCCTTTGCCTGCCCCATGGCCAGGCGCAAGCACGTATCGATGACTTCGCCGCGCTGGCGCCTCGCATCATCGACCTGAGCGCCGATTTCCGGCTGCGCGACCCGGTGCTATACGAACGGTGGTACGGTCAGCCTCATGCCGCGCCCGAATGGCTGGGCCGATTCGTCTACGGGCTGCCGGAGCTCCATCGCGAGGAGATCCGGGGCGCCTCGTACGTCTCCGGCGTGGGCTGTAACGCTACGGCGACCACGCTGGCGCTGTGGCCGCTCTTCCAGGCCGATCTGGCCGACCGGAGCCGCGACGTCGTCGTCGAGGTGAAGGTGGGATCATCGGAGGGAGGCAACAGCCCATCGGAGGCCTCGCATCACCCGGAGCGGAGCGGGGTCGTACGATCGTTCGCCCCCACCGGCCATCGCCATACCGCCGAGGTCGTCCAGGCGCTTTCCTCGACCGGCCAGACGCCGCCCATCCACCTCTCGGCGACGGCCATCGAGCTGGTGCGCGGCGTGCTGGCCACCGGACACGTGTTCCTGAAGGACCGGAGCCTGACCGAGCGAGACCTGTGGAAGGCTTATCGGGCGGCCTATCGGGATGAGCCGTTCGTCCGCATCGTCAAGGAGCGCCAGGGAATCTACCGCTATCCGGAGCCGAAGATCGTGGCCGGGTCGAACCATGCGGATGTGGGCTTCGAGCTGGACCCGGAGACCGGTCGGGTGGTCGCGCTGTGCGCCATCGACAACCTGATGAAGGGCGCCGCGGGCACAGCCGTGCAGTGTATGAACCTGATGTGCGGCTTCCCGGAGACGAGGGGGCTGGAGTTTACGGGATTACATCCGGTGTGAGCACCGGATACGGATACAGGATTCATGATGCACGATGCGGGGTTCGGGACATAGGATGCAGAGCACCCTATCCGGATCCCGGGCCCTGCCTCCCTGCATCCTGCATCTTGCACCCTGTATCCTGCACCTTGCATCCTGACCGAAGAGGTGACCATGATCGTCGTCAAAATCGGTGGCAGTGAGGGGATCAACCTGGACCTGATCGCGGATGATATCGCCGCGTTGGTGAAAGAGGGCCAACGGATGATCGTCGTCCACGGCGGCTCGGCGGAAACCAACCGGGTGGCCGAGGCGCTGGGGCACCCTCCCCGTTTCGTCACGTCCGTGTCGGGCTACACCAGCCGCTACACCGACCGCAAGACGCTGGAGATCTTCGAGATGGTGTACTGCGGCAAGGTCAACAAGGGGCTGGTGGAACGGCTCCAGCGGCGCGGCGTGAACGCGGTGGGGCTCTCCGGGCTGGACGGCCGCATCTTTGAGGGGCCGCGCAAGGCGGTCATCAAGGTGATCCAAAACGGGCGGCGCATGGTGCTGCGGGATGACTACACGGGCAAAGTGGAGCGGGTAAACGCGGATCTGCTGCGCCTGCTGCTGGACAACGGCTATCTGCCGGTGCTCACCCCGCCGGCCGCCTCCTACGATGGCGAGGCCATCAACGTGGACGGGGATCGGGCGGCCGCGGCGGTGGCCAAGGCGATGGGGGCCGAGCAGCTCATCATCCTGTCCAACGTGCCGGGCCTGCTACGCAACTACCCGGACGAATCCAGCCTGATCCCGCATATCCCGCGCGGCCGGGTAGAATCGGCCATGGACTTCGCCCAGGACCGGATGAAGAAGAAGGTGCTGGGGGCCACCGAAGCGCTGGAATCGGGCGTGCGCCGGGTGGTCTTCGCCGACGGCCGGATGGAACAGCCGATCCGCCGGGCGTTGGCCGGCCAGGGAACCGTCATCGAGTGAACAGGATGCCCCACACGGACGAGGTGCATTGTGAATGAGACGAAGGCCACCATTGACATCTCTCCGGAGATCAAGGAGAAGCTCCTGTCCTTCCAGCGAAACGAGATCACCGAGCATCTGATCTATCAGCGGCTGGCTCAGAGTGTGAAAGAGCCGGAGAATCGGAAGATCCTGGAGCAGATCGCAGCCGATGAGTTGAGGCATTACAACACCTGGCGCGGCTACAGTCAAGAGGATGTGCCACCGGACAGGCGTCAGGTATGGTTCTACACCACGCTGAGCCGGATATTCGGGCTGACCTTTGGGCTGAAGCTGATGGAAAGCGGCGAAGAGGCGGCTCACGAGGACTACGCATCGCTGATCGGCGTGCTGCCAGATGCAGAACAGCTGGCAGAGGAGGAGAAGGTCCACGAATCCCGGCTCATCGACCTCCTCGACGAAGATCTACTGCGGTATGTGGGGTCCATCGTCTTGGGATTGAACGACGCGCTGGTCGAGTTGACCGGCGCACTGGCGGGCCTGACCCTTGCGCTGCAAAATACACAGCTCATCGCCATGACGGGCGCCATTACGGGCATCGCGGCGGCGCTGTCCATGGCCACGTCCGAGTACCTGTCCGTGCGGGAGGAGCAGGACATCACCGATCGAACGCCCGGCAAGGCCGCGGTGTACACCGGCCTGGCGTACATCGCGACCGTGCTCGTCCTGATCGCGCCCTATCTCTGGTTCGAAAACTACTTCGTGTGCCTGATCGCCACGCTGATCATCGCCGTGGCGATCATCGCCCTGTTCAACTATTACGTGGCCGTCGCCAGAGAGCTCTCCTTCCGCAAACGTTTCCTGGAGATGGCCGCGCTGAGCTTAGGCGTCGCTGCCTTCAGCTTTTTGGTGGGCTACGCGCTCCGCACCCTCTTCGGGGTCGAGGTCTAGCCTCCGCGCCACGGCCGCCCGGCCTGAGACGAGGGTCCCCTTCTTCCGGGAGGAAGCACTATGTCGTCCAACATGTCCATCATCGAGCTTGAATCTCGCTACACCTCCGGCGCGTACCCCAAGCGGGAGGTCGCCATCGTGCGCGGCCGGGGAGCCCGGCTATGGGACGCCGACGGTCGCGAGTACATCGATTGCGCCTCCGGCCATGGCGTGGCGCTCATCGGCCACGGCCGCCCCGAGGTGGCCGACGCCATCGCCGAGCAGGCCCAGCGACTCATCACCTGTCCGGAGGTCTTCTACAACGACCAGCGCGCCCGCCTGCTGGAGCGGCTGATCGGCCTGGCACCCGAGGGGCTGACCCGGGCCTTCCTCTGCAACTCCGGCGCAGAGGCCATCGAGGGCGCCATCAAGTTCGCCCGTCTGGCCACCGGCCGCCCCGGCATCGTGGCGACCATGCGCGGCTTCCACGGCCGCACCCTGGGCGCGCTCTCCGCCACCTGGGAGAAGAAGTACCGACGGCCGTTCGAGCCGCTGGTCCCCGGGTTCACCCATGTGCCCTACAATAACCTGGACCGGCTGGCCCAGGCCGTCACCGAGGACACCGCGGCCGTCCTCCTGGAGGTCGTCCAGGGCGAGGGGGGCGTCCGGCCCGGCTCCCGGGAGTTCTTGCAGGGCGCCCGGGAGGTCTGCGACAAGGCTGGGGCCCTGTTGATCGTGGACGAGGTGCAGACGGGATTTGGCCGCACAGGGCGATGGTTCGCGGTAGAGCACCATGACCTCCGGCCTGACCTGATGGCGCTGGCTAAGGGGATGGCAGGCGGCGTCCCCATGGGCGCCGTCCTCATGACCGACGCCGTAGCCAGCCAGATCAAGCCGGGCGCACATGGCTCCACCTTCGGCGGCAATCCGCTGGCCTGCGCGGCCGCCCTGGCGACCATCGATGTGCTGGAGCGGGAGGATCTGCCCCGCCAGGCGGCGGAGAAGGGGAGCTATCTCATCGAGCGCCTGCGCCGCATCGAGTCGCCGAAGATACGTGAGGTCCGAGGGGTGGGGCTGATGGTGGGCGTGGAGCTGAGGGAGCGCAGCACGCCATATCTGCGCAGGCTGATGGACCGGGGCGTGTTGGCTCTGCCGGCAGGGCCTACGGTCGTCCGCTTCCTGCCACCGCTGGTCATCAGCCGGGAGGAACTGGATCGAGTCGTGGACGAGCTCGCCATCGTGCTGGCTAAACACGTTAACGGTAGGGGCAGGGCTGAGACCTGCCCCATGCGCATCAACTTAACGACGCAGGCAAGGACCTTCGATTGCTGCTCTGCACTATCTGGACAATGTCACATTCGAGGCGACAGGGAAATCAGCCGCCTGTGACGATCTGTCACCCTGAGCGGAGCAGGGCGGAGCGAAGGGTCTCCCACCATGCGGGAGGGAGATTCTTCGCTTCGCTCAGAATGACGCATCAAATATGACATTGTTAAGCTATTCAGGGGCCAGCATGCCTCAAGAGTGTAAGGGCGAGGCATCCTTGGAAGTACCATCGACATGAGCGTCCGCGCATCTGATGTAGAGAGCGTGCATTATAGCATCGCCGCTGCAGGATGCCTCGCCCCTACGGGCTTAAATTGATGCCTATGGGGCAGGTCTGAGACCTGCCCCTACACAAATCCCACGCGGGGGTTCACGCCCGCCGACTCGCAAGCGGCCGCCACATGGCCGACGATCTTCGAATGGGCACGGCCGTTGCTGGCCACCACCCCCCAGCGAGCGTGCACGTCCGGCTGATTGTAACGGAAGGGACGGCCCCAACAATCGGTCATCCGGCCCCCGGCAGCCCGCAGGATGGCATCCGGCGCACACACATCCCACTCCTTGCACCCCAGGCTGGGATGGATATACAGGTCGGCTTCCCGGGTCGCCAGCAGGCTCACCTTCAACCCGACGCTCCCACAAGGCCGATCCTGTCGGATGCCCAAAGCCTGCCGAACGGCCTCGGTCAGCGGGCTGCGATGGGTACGGCTGACCACCAGACGCATCTGGGCGGGCTCAGAGACATCGGACACACGCAGGGGCTCACGCGAGCCATCCTGCTCCACCCAAGCCCCCACGCCCGACTGGCCGATGAACAGCCGCTCGGCGATGGGCTGATAGACCAATCCCAACACGGGCTCGCCGTCGATGACCAGCCCGATCATCACCACGAACTCGCCGGTGCGGTTCACAAAGTCCTGCGTGCCATCCAGCGGATCCACGATCCACACCCGCCGGTGACGCAACCGGGAGCCATCGTCCGCCGTCTCCTCGGACAGAAGCCCGTCGTGAGGAAAGGCCGACCGCAAGGCCTCCACGATAATATCGTTACTGGTCCGGTCGGCCGCCGTGATCGGCTCGTCCGGCGTCTTCCATTCCACGGTGGCGCCGCGAGCGTAGATGGCGGCCACCTGAGCACCAGCCCGGCGGATCACCTCCCGGGCGATCTCCAACTCCCGTGCTAGAGGCGGTAAAGTCGATGTCATATCACCTGATCCATAACGAAGATTGGACGGGAAGCCAGATCCCGAATGAGCCCGGCACATACGTGCTGTTCTTCCACCTCGCCGAGCCGCTCACGATCTCCCCGGGCCGTCTGGGAACGCACCACCTGGATAGCGGATGGTACGCCTACGTGGGCAGCGCCCGTGGGCCTGGCGGCCTGGCCGCCCGCGTGGCCCGCCATTTGCGGCCGGCGGCGGAAAAGCGCTGCCACTGGCACGTCGACCACCTGACCGCCCGGGCCCACGTAGAACGCATCGCATGGGCGGTGGGGGATGACCGCCAGGAGTGCCAGTGGGCCCGCCGGCTCCTGGCCCTGCCTGGCTCCTCCGTCCCGATCCCCCGCTTTGGGGCATCGGATTGCACCTGTCCTGCCCACCTGATCCGGGTGCCCAGCGCGGCGGCGGCATACCAGGCGCTGACGGCGGCCCCTCCCGGGTCCGCCCCCGGCTAGGGGGACACCGCCCTATTGGCATCAAGTTAAGCGACGCGGAAGCGTGGCCCCGCATCTCTGGGGTGGCTCGGAGGGGCGGTAGCCCCTCACCTGCCCCATGGGGCCGGAGGCCACCGGCCAAAGCCCCAACCAGGCAGGGAAAAGGCGAGAAAAAGAGTTTTCCTGCGGAGGGGCTTCCCCTCCGCACCTACCGCCCATGGAGGGAAAAAGCGACAGGCGGGAGCCTCGCCCATGCTGTTACGCTGGTGCGAATACGGCTAGGGGGACACCGCCCCCCATCTGGGCTCCCAATCCCGGAATAAGACACGCCCACGTGCGGCCTCTACTCTCGCCCACACGTGGGCGTATTCCTGCAACCGATCAGAAAGATGTTCGCATCCCTCGCGCGACGAGCCGTTCCTCGCTCACGCGAATCCCACCTTCGCGTTAGTGAGAGCCGTCCACGGCGGGGAGAAACACCTGACGCTGGGCGAACACGACGACCAGGTCCACGCCGTGAAGCCGCGGGGACACGGTCGGCCCGCCATCGATGACGATCGTCGCCCGGTTGAGGCCAGGCGTCATCTTGGTCTCGTCAACGGTCACGTAAATGGCGGAGGGCGCCGTGCCTTCGGACGGTTCCAGATTCACCCACGGAACTGTGGGGACCGTCACTACGCCGGATTCCCCTTCAACCCGCACGCCATCCTCCGTGATCTCCAGCTTCCCGGACCGATCCAGCGCGTCCGACAGCGTCACCCAACTGCCGGCGGGGATCACGCCCGCCACCCAGTCGATGCCGGACCCCGTAATCAGGATTCGCGGCAGCGGGTACGTGCGGCCGGTCATCACCGTGAGCACGATCTTATCGGGCTGGACGTCAAAGGGCGGCGCCGTCAGCGTCAGATTCACCACCACTTCCTTGGGGCTTCCCGAGATGCCCGCGGCGGTCACCTGCACACGACCCTCGTACGTTCCCGGCGGCATGCCGGTGGTATCGATCA contains:
- the lysX gene encoding lysine biosynthesis protein LysX, whose product is MKVGVLCSRIRVEEKLLFQKMEERGIPFERIDDRQVIFDFHSDGWTQYDVVLERCINHSRALYSLRILDDRGIPTVNTFEVADTCGNKLLTTSALVRAGVPTPKTFIAYTPESALEAIERMGYPVVLKPAVGSWGRLLSKINDRDAAEAVLEHKQILGTYHHSIFYIQEYIHKPERDIRAFVVGDETICAIYRISPHWITNTARGGTATNCPITPELNDLCVRAARAVGGGVVAVDVLEDPERGLLVNEVNYTMEFRNSIEPTGVDIPGRIIDFVVRVAKEGWAAANGWEQPAEVTA
- a CDS encoding HAD family hydrolase, encoding MPLRAITFDFWGTLYWVPTDGTSRERRTELLYRYLTKHGYAISRERLRAALDDSFRRAYEVWIREMRTANAAERLRWILSDVGATLPSQVRDALRREMEETLLSEPVTPIPGAIETVRALAGRYRLGLISDTGMSPGRVLRHFMARDGILGLFQYCAFSDETGRAKPHERQFLDTLKRLEARPEEAAHIGDLAATDIAGARRVGMKAVLFTGITEGQDPSQAHAIISSYEELLPILHAWSDS
- a CDS encoding N-acetyl-gamma-glutamyl-phosphate reductase, translating into MSTDRLSVSIVGASGYTGGELLRLLLSHPDVEIGQVTSERHAGRYVHFVHPNLRGHTRLKFTSASELQPCDLLFLCLPHGQAQARIDDFAALAPRIIDLSADFRLRDPVLYERWYGQPHAAPEWLGRFVYGLPELHREEIRGASYVSGVGCNATATTLALWPLFQADLADRSRDVVVEVKVGSSEGGNSPSEASHHPERSGVVRSFAPTGHRHTAEVVQALSSTGQTPPIHLSATAIELVRGVLATGHVFLKDRSLTERDLWKAYRAAYRDEPFVRIVKERQGIYRYPEPKIVAGSNHADVGFELDPETGRVVALCAIDNLMKGAAGTAVQCMNLMCGFPETRGLEFTGLHPV
- a CDS encoding [LysW]-aminoadipate kinase; translation: MIVVKIGGSEGINLDLIADDIAALVKEGQRMIVVHGGSAETNRVAEALGHPPRFVTSVSGYTSRYTDRKTLEIFEMVYCGKVNKGLVERLQRRGVNAVGLSGLDGRIFEGPRKAVIKVIQNGRRMVLRDDYTGKVERVNADLLRLLLDNGYLPVLTPPAASYDGEAINVDGDRAAAAVAKAMGAEQLIILSNVPGLLRNYPDESSLIPHIPRGRVESAMDFAQDRMKKKVLGATEALESGVRRVVFADGRMEQPIRRALAGQGTVIE
- a CDS encoding rubrerythrin family protein, which produces MDISPEIKEKLLSFQRNEITEHLIYQRLAQSVKEPENRKILEQIAADELRHYNTWRGYSQEDVPPDRRQVWFYTTLSRIFGLTFGLKLMESGEEAAHEDYASLIGVLPDAEQLAEEEKVHESRLIDLLDEDLLRYVGSIVLGLNDALVELTGALAGLTLALQNTQLIAMTGAITGIAAALSMATSEYLSVREEQDITDRTPGKAAVYTGLAYIATVLVLIAPYLWFENYFVCLIATLIIAVAIIALFNYYVAVARELSFRKRFLEMAALSLGVAAFSFLVGYALRTLFGVEV
- a CDS encoding aspartate aminotransferase family protein, with protein sequence MSSNMSIIELESRYTSGAYPKREVAIVRGRGARLWDADGREYIDCASGHGVALIGHGRPEVADAIAEQAQRLITCPEVFYNDQRARLLERLIGLAPEGLTRAFLCNSGAEAIEGAIKFARLATGRPGIVATMRGFHGRTLGALSATWEKKYRRPFEPLVPGFTHVPYNNLDRLAQAVTEDTAAVLLEVVQGEGGVRPGSREFLQGAREVCDKAGALLIVDEVQTGFGRTGRWFAVEHHDLRPDLMALAKGMAGGVPMGAVLMTDAVASQIKPGAHGSTFGGNPLACAAALATIDVLEREDLPRQAAEKGSYLIERLRRIESPKIREVRGVGLMVGVELRERSTPYLRRLMDRGVLALPAGPTVVRFLPPLVISREELDRVVDELAIVLAKHVNGRGRAETCPMRINLTTQARTFDCCSALSGQCHIRGDREISRL
- a CDS encoding 3'(2'),5'-bisphosphate nucleotidase CysQ, coding for MTSTLPPLARELEIAREVIRRAGAQVAAIYARGATVEWKTPDEPITAADRTSNDIIVEALRSAFPHDGLLSEETADDGSRLRHRRVWIVDPLDGTQDFVNRTGEFVVMIGLVIDGEPVLGLVYQPIAERLFIGQSGVGAWVEQDGSREPLRVSDVSEPAQMRLVVSRTHRSPLTEAVRQALGIRQDRPCGSVGLKVSLLATREADLYIHPSLGCKEWDVCAPDAILRAAGGRMTDCWGRPFRYNQPDVHARWGVVASNGRAHSKIVGHVAAACESAGVNPRVGFV
- a CDS encoding GIY-YIG nuclease family protein, which codes for MSYHLIHNEDWTGSQIPNEPGTYVLFFHLAEPLTISPGRLGTHHLDSGWYAYVGSARGPGGLAARVARHLRPAAEKRCHWHVDHLTARAHVERIAWAVGDDRQECQWARRLLALPGSSVPIPRFGASDCTCPAHLIRVPSAAAAYQALTAAPPGSAPG